The following coding sequences are from one Mesotoga sp. UBA6090 window:
- a CDS encoding DUF2202 domain-containing protein has product MKRVFSAILVFLIIGSMTLASGLMTEEDGTAFMREEEKLAHDVYTVLYEIWELNVFSNIARSEQTHTEAVLSLIGDSGMVDPVGENEVGVFTNSKLQELYDELIESGSKSLLDAVKVGLLIEEIDIKDLEELLEGDIDSRTATVYENLLRGSENHLRAFLRQYERLAGSYTPEVLDSERFDEIASGR; this is encoded by the coding sequence ATGAAGAGAGTATTTTCAGCAATATTAGTGTTTCTTATTATTGGTTCAATGACACTGGCCAGCGGCTTAATGACTGAGGAAGATGGAACTGCATTCATGAGAGAAGAAGAAAAGTTAGCTCACGACGTCTATACCGTACTCTATGAAATATGGGAATTGAATGTCTTCAGTAACATAGCTAGAAGCGAACAGACTCATACAGAAGCAGTTCTTTCTCTGATCGGTGATTCTGGCATGGTAGATCCCGTAGGCGAAAATGAAGTTGGAGTCTTCACTAATTCGAAGCTTCAGGAGCTTTATGATGAACTCATTGAGAGTGGAAGCAAATCTCTTCTGGATGCGGTAAAAGTTGGTCTTCTGATAGAAGAGATAGATATTAAGGACCTGGAAGAGTTGCTTGAGGGAGACATCGACTCGAGAACTGCGACGGTATACGAAAACCTGCTTAGAGGTTCTGAGAACCACCTCAGGGCATTCCTCAGGCAGTATGAGAGACTTGCGGGAAGCTATACGCCTGAAGTACTCGATTCAGAAAGGTTTGACGAGATAGCATCTGGCAGATAG